A part of Cydia amplana chromosome 24, ilCydAmpl1.1, whole genome shotgun sequence genomic DNA contains:
- the LOC134659133 gene encoding putative ammonium transporter 2 — MDENRTDWNLTEPRIGLRSPDLLGNSSVNLQGNFEIDLEDTNWILTSSFIIFTMQTGFGMLESGCVSIKNEANIMMKNLADISLGGLTYWIFGYGMSFGQGPYSNPVIGVGDFLIDPPVGDSLMGPVFASFLFQLSFATTATTIVSGAMAERCNFKAYCLFSFLNTIVYCVPAGWVWGSHGFLSRLGAVDIAGSGPVHLIGGSSAFASALMLGPRLGRYAKGTAPLPLGNPVNAVMGTFVLWWGWLAFNSGSTYGVSGAKWQYAARAAVMTMMGSFGGGCFGLLFTLIKNKGKADVMELINSVLGSLVSVTAGCFLYRAWESILIGLIGAAIACATTPLFDKLRVDDPVGASSVHGACGLWGVLAVGLFADNPIPMDTTNGRLGLFKGGGWYLLGVQALTGVCLMAWGVIVTMLLLWLIDCVLPIRMDPYEELLGADLTEHRIRHGQVGVSRAVSALRPYHRSSSIEEVGGIGVNTGHSLVVDKLYEAQLQKKKNRFSGLQIFKNKAFEEEPKSKIKNEGFLNRRNGDPENELHRAIDSMADELNGTAFKTGKVSKVVPEELKGKKFKELSVTELESLGEINANEDRFRHRLNEDDYNEDVKRANMTWID; from the exons ATGGACGAGAACAGAACAGACTGGAACCTGACAGAGCCGAGGATAGGTCTACGGTCTCCAGACCTGCTGGGGAACAGTTCTGTCAACCTTCAGGGGAACTTCGAGATTGATCTAGAAGATACAAACTGGATATTGACATCGTCTTTCATCATATTTACTATGCAGACCG GTTTCGGTATGTTGGAGTCTGGCTGTGTGTCCATTAAAAATGAGGCAAACATTATGATGAAGAATTTGGCAGACATCTCTCTTGGTG GCCTAACCTACTGGATATTCGGCTACGGCATGTCATTCGGGCAGGGTCCGTATTCGAACCCCGTGATCGGCGTGGGCGATTTCCTGATCGACCCACCGGTGGGAGACTCGCTCATGGGGCCCGTTTTTGCCTCCTTCCTCTTTCAGTTGTCATTCGCTACTACGGCCACTACTATTGTCAGCGGAGCTATGGCTGAAAG aTGCAATTTCAAAGCCTACTGCCTCTTCTCATTCTTGAACACAATAGTATACTGCGTGCCAGCAGGCTGGGTGTGGGGTTCCCATGGGTTCCTGAGTCGACTAGGGGCTGTGGACATCGCTGGATCCGGCCCTGTGCATCTTATTG GTGGTTCATCAGCCTTCGCCTCAGCGCTCATGCTAGGCCCCCGACTAGGTCGCTACGCGAAGGGCACCGCCCCGCTGCCGCTCGGCAACCCCGTCAACGcagtgatgggcacctttgtgCTGTGGTGGGGGTGGCTCGCTTTCAACTCTGGGAGTACATATGGG GTGAGCGGCGCGAAATGGCAGtacgccgcgcgcgccgctgtCATGACAATGATGGGATCATTCGGAGGAGGCTGCTTCGGTCTATT ATTCACTCTGATTAAGAACAAGGGGAAGGCAGACGTGATGGAGCTGATTAACAGTGTTCTGGGCTCCTTGGTGTCCGTCACGG CGGGTTGCTTCCTCTACCGCGCCTGGGAGTCCATCCTGATTGGTCTAATCGGTGCCGCCATAGCCTGCGCCACCACGCCGCTATTTGATAAACTACGAGTTGATGACCCGGTTGGAGCATCCAGCGTCCACGGTGCTTGTGGACTTTGGG GGGTGTTGGCCGTGGGTCTTTTTGCTGATAACCCGATACCAATGGATACCACCAACGGGAGGTTGGGGCTGTTCAAAG GTGGCGGCTGGTACCTCCTGGGTGTCCAGGCCCTCACGGGGGTCTGCCTCATGGCCTGGGGGGTCATAGTGACCATGCTGCTGCTCTGGCTCATCGACTGCGTGCTGCCCATCCGCATGGACCCCTACGAGGAGCTGCTGGGCGCGGACCTCACGGAGCACAGGATCCGACATGGCCAG GTGGGGGTGTCTCGCGCCGTCTCCGCCCTGCGGCCCTACCACCGCTCCAGCAGCATTGAAGAAGTTGGCGGCATCGGCGTCAACACAGGCCACAGTCTGGTCGTCGACAAACTATACGAG GCTCAGTTACAAAAGAAGAAGAACAGATTCAGCGGCCTGCAGATATTCAAGAACAAGGCGTTTGAAGAGGAACCGAAATCCAAAATCAAAAACGAAGGTTTTCTCAACCGACGGAACGGTGACCCTGAAAACGAACTCCACAGGGCTATAGATTCCATGGCCGATGAACTAAATGGTACTGCTTTTAAAACAGGAAAAGTTTCTAAGGTTGTTCCAGAAGAATTGAAAGGGAAGAAGTTTAAAGAATTGTCTGTAACCGAGTTGGAGAGTTTAGGGGAAATTAATGCGAATGAAGATAGGTTTCGACATAGGTTGAATGAAGATGATTATAATGAGGATGTAAAGAGGGCTAATATGACTTGGATAGATTAG